In Oceaniferula flava, one genomic interval encodes:
- the murG gene encoding undecaprenyldiphospho-muramoylpentapeptide beta-N-acetylglucosaminyltransferase produces MSEKKKVIIACGGTGGHLFPGIAVAEELERQGHEVLLLISEKKVDAQASSKYGDLRFKTVPAIAKPATLSPKMIPFLFRLWSTVKQCRAILKEEQADVVLGMGGFTSLPPVMAGKKMGLATYVHDSNAVPGKANRLTARWCRKVLLGFDVTKKYFPNSDTEVTGTPVRKELEQLPSQADARAKYGLAQDAKTVMVMGGSQGAKHLNTLVVEAAKAMPGVQFLHITGAADHDRVMELTKDLKGYHVLLFCDDMASAYAAADMAVCRSGASSMTELAYVALPSVLVPYPYAADDHQTVNAEVFESAGAAVLRQESEMDAGSLVADIIRITEEPAVCEEMKNRADQLAVKDAASRICKVITTS; encoded by the coding sequence ATGTCTGAAAAAAAGAAGGTCATCATCGCCTGCGGAGGCACTGGGGGGCATTTGTTCCCGGGAATTGCAGTGGCCGAGGAACTTGAGCGTCAGGGGCACGAGGTGCTGTTGTTGATTTCCGAGAAAAAAGTCGATGCCCAGGCGTCGAGCAAATACGGCGATCTGCGTTTCAAGACGGTTCCGGCCATCGCCAAGCCAGCCACCCTCTCGCCGAAGATGATTCCCTTCCTGTTCCGTCTTTGGAGCACCGTCAAGCAGTGCCGCGCCATCCTCAAGGAGGAGCAGGCGGATGTGGTGCTGGGTATGGGGGGCTTCACCTCACTACCGCCCGTCATGGCAGGCAAGAAGATGGGGCTCGCGACCTACGTGCACGATTCGAATGCGGTGCCCGGCAAGGCGAACCGACTGACCGCACGCTGGTGTCGGAAGGTTCTGTTAGGGTTCGACGTGACCAAGAAATATTTCCCCAACTCCGACACCGAGGTCACCGGCACTCCCGTGCGCAAGGAGCTGGAACAGCTACCCAGCCAAGCGGACGCTCGCGCGAAATACGGACTGGCTCAGGATGCCAAGACCGTGATGGTGATGGGTGGTAGCCAGGGCGCCAAGCACCTCAACACCCTGGTGGTGGAGGCGGCCAAGGCCATGCCCGGTGTGCAATTTCTCCACATCACCGGCGCCGCGGACCACGATCGCGTGATGGAGCTTACCAAGGATCTGAAAGGTTACCACGTGCTGTTGTTCTGCGATGACATGGCCTCTGCCTACGCCGCGGCGGACATGGCGGTGTGCCGCTCCGGTGCGTCCAGCATGACAGAGCTGGCCTACGTCGCTTTGCCCTCGGTCCTCGTGCCTTACCCCTACGCCGCCGATGACCACCAGACGGTCAACGCCGAGGTGTTCGAAAGCGCCGGTGCTGCCGTGCTGCGTCAAGAATCTGAGATGGACGCCGGATCGCTGGTGGCCGATATCATCCGCATCACCGAGGAGCCTGCCGTCTGCGAGGAAATGAAAAACCGCGCAGACCAGCTCGCCGTGAAAGATGCGGCCAGCCGAATCTGCAAGGTCATCACGACCTCCTAA